From Hirundo rustica isolate bHirRus1 chromosome 1, bHirRus1.pri.v3, whole genome shotgun sequence, a single genomic window includes:
- the MSC gene encoding musculin produces the protein MSTGSASEAEELPDMDLRALQLDYPPPPAKCQPRGGLYPSGDNSSAAEEEEEEEDEEEEDGEGSCAAGPAGSGCKRKRVRGGGPGGKKAASGSRGPPAEGKQSQRNAANARERARMRVLSKAFSRLKTSLPWVPPDTKLSKLDTLRLASSYIAHLRQLLQEDRYENGYVHPVNLTWPFVVSGRPDSDTKEVSTASRLCGTTA, from the exons ATGTCCACGGGCTCCGCCAGCGAGGCGGAGGAGCTGCCAGACATGGACCTGCGGGCGCTGCAGCTGGACtacccgccgccgccggccaAGTGCCAGCCCCGCGGCGGGCTCTACCCCTCGGGGGACAACTCCTcggcggcggaggaggaggaggaggaggaagatgaggaggaagaggacgGCGAGGGTAGctgcgcggcggggccggcgggcaGCGGCTGCAAGAGGAAACGGGTGCggggcggcggccccgggggcaAGAAGGCGGCGTCGGGGTCGCGGGGGCCGCCGGCCGAGGGGAAGCAGTCCCAGCGCAACGCGGCCAACGCGCGGGAGCGGGCGCGGATGAGGGTGCTGAGCAAGGCGTTCTCCCGGCTGAAGACGAGCCTGCCCTGGGTGCCGCCCGACACCAAGCTCTCCAAGCTGGACACGCTGCGCCTGGCGTCCAGCTACATCGCCCACCTccggcagctcctgcaggaggacCGCTACGAGAACGGCTACGTCCATCCCGTCAACCTG ACTTGGCCGTTTGTGGTTTCAGGAAGACCTGACTCTGACACCAAAGAAGTTTCTACTGCCAGCAGATTATGTGGAACCACTGCATAG